A genomic segment from Vicugna pacos chromosome 17, VicPac4, whole genome shotgun sequence encodes:
- the CDHR4 gene encoding cadherin-related family member 4: MVLLRPLVLLVALVVSDLHCLPWFINVSESQGPGTILQSFFFNCSSYIPTLKLLHVQPPTNFFNPPSLTRWQGIYMGKITLSSSARLDALAVNHYELQLRFTCGNHTMEGPLSVDVQRDPDHIQCAGRFASPAGEIIQVPEMVTPGAQLYTLLLPGMELQGAQMSITSAQDPPYFPGHFSINGQGWLQAPSQGLKGQAQKVFQLQILVNFGQGQSCHGMLIVKVLPAPSSQVSFLEQTQNITIPENLVPGSKVVQVQARGFDVRYEILSPMPCPLFSIGRVDGLVRTTAPLELAQAPGAAVTRLQVKAFERLWPWASAKLELTVDVQSINRWPPHCLPAMLVTQIPETTPVGTVLNTITCTDPDSPGSTLDYQLMFHRPPGAASLCLRDTVLQVNATLDCDTPGACFQHAASILVLDNGQPLMTTEVPILVMVTPVNEFAPSCEPRTFRVREDARLHTLLGSVLGRDMDYPHDSIEFYISGGSAPFAVDRLSGEVRLLGPLDYELQKLYRLTVLLTDHSQDQDPTYHHSGSCTITIEVEDVNDHAPECEPPFQELTIHSHLGHSVEVTKVSCRIPEEPHRLVFSYSIVGGNSQSRFSLQGAVLVYSDLMLGLSWPEQPHTYELLIHVADAGPSTPHLSTTTTVIVHLVPWTASKVATSTRRATVSSMMTPLLVTDMEAFWQPESWFVVVLTVTSALLLLALGWLLSKLLQGLTQVLQAPNKQAQALLLNSSQGTEGPIEGFMEAQKMEKTQAPSSVMSLRHFDGRAQDSRTGRNYLFNTHTGARSWV; this comes from the exons ATGGTGCTGCTCAGGCCCCTGGTGCTTCTTGTTGCTTTGGTTGTCTCTG ACCTCCATTGCCTGCCCTGGTTCATAAATGTCTCTGAGAGCCAGGGACCTGGTACCATCCTTCAGTCTTTCTTCTTCAACTGCTCTTCATACATACCCACCCTGAAGTTGCTCCATGTGCAGCCACCCACCAACTTCTTCAACCCACCCAGCCTGACCAGGTGGCAGGGGATCTATATGGGCAAG ATAACCTTGAGCAGCTCGGCCCGGCTGGATGCCCTGGCAGTGAACCACTATGAGCTGCAGCTGCGGTTCACATGTGGCAACCATACGATGGAGGGACCACTCTCTGTGGATGTGCAGCGGGACCCTGATCACATCCAGTGTGCTGGGAGATTTGCCAGCCCAG CTGGGGAAATCATTCAGGTGCCAGAAATGGTCACACCTGGGGCCCAGCTGTACACTCTGCTGCTCCCAGGCATGGAACTCCAGGGAGCCCAG ATGAGCATCACCAGTGCCCAGGACCCTCCATACTTCCCTGGACATTTCTCCATCAATGGGCAGGGCTGGCTGCAGGCACCGTCCCAGGGCCTCAAAGGACAAGCTCAAAAG GTCTTCCAGCTTCAGATTCTGGTGAActttggacaaggccaaagctgccATGGGATGCTGATTGTGAAAGTTTTGCCCGCTCCCTCCAGCCAGGTCTCCTTCCT GGAGCAAACTCAGAATATCACCATCCCTGAGAACCTCGTCCCCGGGAGTAAGGTGGTTCAGGTCCAGGCCCGGGGCTTCGATGTGCGCTACGAAATCCTCTCCCCGATGCCCTGCCCGCTCTTCTCCATTGGACGCG TCGACGGCCTGGTCCGGACCACCGCGCCACTTGAGCTGGCGCAAGCCCCAGGCGCTGCGGTCACTAGGCTTCAGGTGAAGGCCTTCGAGCGGCTCTGGCCATGGGCTAGCGCCAAGCTTGAGCTCACGGTGGACGTGCAGTCGATCAACCGCTGGCCCCCCCACTGCCTCCCAGCGATGTTGGT GACTCAAATCCCCGAGACCACTCCTGTGGGCACCGTGCTGAATACCATCACTTGCACTGACCCAGACTCTCCGGGCTCCACCCTCGACTACCAGCTGATGTTCCACAGACCTCCTGGTGCGGCCAGCCTCTGCCTTCGAGACACAGTCCTGCAG GTGAATGCCACACTGGATTGTGACACTCCTGGGGCCTGCTTTCAGCATGCAGCTTCCATCCTGGTGCTGGATAATGGTCAGCCCCTCATGACCA CTGAGGTGCCAATACTCGTGATGGTGACACCTGTCAACGAATTTGCCCCATCCTGTGAGCCACGCACATTTCGGGTTCGTGAGGATGCAAGACTGCACACTCTGctgggctctgtgctgggcaggGACATGGATTACCCACATGACAGCATTGAGTTCTACATCTCTGGCGGATCTGCCCCCTTTGCTGTGGACCGTCTCAGTG GAGAGGTTCGCCTCCTGGGGCCTTTGGACTATGAGCTGCAAAAATTGTACAGGCTTACTGTCCTGCTGACTGACCACAGCCAAGACCAGGACCCCACCTACCACCACTCAGGCTCCTGCACCATTACCATTGAGGTTGAG GATGTGAATGATCATGCTCCTGAGTGTGAGCCCCCATTTCAGGAACTCACCATCCACAGTCACCTGGGCCATAGCGTGGAGGTGACCAAGGTGTCATGTAGGATTCCCGAAGAGCCACACCGCCTGGTCTTCTCCTACAGCATTGTGGGAG GGAATAGTCAGAGCCGATTCAGCCTGCAAGGAGCTGTCCTGGTGTACAGCGACCTCATGTTGGGGCTCTCCTGGCCAGAGCAGCCCCATACTTATGAGCTCTTGATCCATGTGGCTGATGCAggtccctccaccccccacctcagCACCACAACCACTGTCATTGTTCATCTAGTTCCTTGGACGGCCAGCAAAGTGGCCACCAGCACCCGCAGAGCTACA GTGTCTTCAATGATGACACCCCTGCTTGTGACAGACATGGAGGCTTTCTGGCAGCCAGAGTCCTGGTTTGTGGTGGTGCTGACAGTGACAAGTGCCCTTCTCCTCCTGGCTCTGGGCTGGCTCCTCAGCAAGCTCCTTCAGGG GTTGACCCAGGTGCTCCAGGCACCAAACAAACAAGCCCAGGCTCTGCTCCTAAACAG TAGCCAAGGAACTGAGGGGCCCATTGAGGGGTTCATGGAGGCACAGAAGATGGAGAAAACACAAGCACCCAGCAGTGTCATGAGCCTG CGGCATTTTGATGGCAGAGCACAGGACTCCC GTACAGGCAGAAATTACCTGTTCAACACACACACGGGAGCCCGGAGCTGGGTCTGA
- the INKA1 gene encoding PAK4-inhibitor INKA1: protein MLGRRPLRELRRGRSRRTRRRARAPLDGPPGPFRAAPARVLRGTGRPGGGSGTGMHSARLDSFLGQLRWELLCGRDTGSPQMPGPLPPPTKPGSGVRLRHRLRASDALEEDSVCGVEEEEEEAVVTGNRGIVLGTPKEHALDWDSGFSEVSGSTWREEELPVLQHPAPPTRPSRRQRLSASGISLPSGAPVARAPPAHRPRPKSTPDACLEHWQGLEAEDWTAALLSRGRSRQPLVLGDNCFADLVHNWMELPEAAGEGDDRGGSRARARPPQFLLGLSEQLRRQLARARRAAMAGKRLSCPPRPEPELPADVSHFAALMSCRSRQPIICNDVVSYL from the exons ATGTTGGGGCGGCGGCCGCTGCGGGAGCTACGGAGAGGGAGGAGCCGCCGAACAAGGCGGAGGGCAAGGGCGCCGCTGGACGGCCCGCCGGGCCCTTTCCGCGCCGCTCCCGCTAGAGTTCTAAGAGGAACTGGCAGGCCTGGCGGGGGCTCTGGCACCGGGATGCACAGCGCTCGGCTTGACAGCTTCCTGGGCCAGCTGCGCTGGGAATTG CTGTGTGGCCGGGACACAGGTTCACCCCAGATGCCTGGCCCTCTTCCGCCACCCACCAAACCCGGCTCAGGTGTGCGGCTCAGGCACCGGCTCAGGGCCTCAGATGCCTTGGAAGAGGACTCAGTCTGTggtgtggaggaagaggaggaagaagctgTGGTGACAGGAAACAGGGGTATAGTCTTGGGGACCCCTAAGGAGCATGCCCTGGACTgggactctggcttctcagaggTGTCAGGCAGCACATGGAGAGAGGAAGAGCTACCCGTactccagcacccagcacccccCACACGGCCCTCCCGCAGACAGCGTCTCTCGGCCAGTGGCATCTCCCTGCCCAGTGGGGCTCCTGTGGCCCGTGCACCACCTGCCCACCGACCACGGCCCAAGTCCACCCCAGATGCCTGCCTGGAGCACTGGCAGGGGCTTGAAGCTGAGGACTGGACAGCAGCCCTGCTGAGCAGAGGTCGCAGTCGCCAGCCCCTAGTTCTGGGGGACAACTGCTTTGCTGACTTGGTGCACAACTGGATGGAGCTACCTGAGGCAGCGGGTGAGGGGGATGACAGGGGTGGATCCCGTGCCCGTGCCCGGCCCCCCCAGTTCCtgcttggcctctctgagcaGCTGCGGCGCCAGCTGGCCAGGGCACGCCGGGCAGCCATGGCAGGAAAGCGATTGTCATGCCCACCTCGTCCGGAACCTGAACTGCCTGCAGATGTCTCACACTTTGCAGCCCTCATGAGTTGCCGCAGTCGCCAGCCCATCATCTGCAATGATGTTGTCAGCTACCTCTGA
- the UBA7 gene encoding ubiquitin-like modifier-activating enzyme 7 produces MNVLETSKLLDEELYSRQLYVLGLPAMQRIQGAKVLLSGLQGLGAEIAKNLVLMGVGILTLHDPHPTCWSDLATQFFLSEQDLGRSRAEASQELLAKLSGAVQVCIHTGDITEDLLLDFQVVVLTASKLEEQLKVGTFCHKHGVCFLVADTRGLVGQLFCDFGEDFTVEDPTEAEPLRATIQHISQGSPGILTLREEADAHHFHDGDLVTFSGIEGMVELNGCAPRPLHVREDGTLEIGNTATFSRYSRGGAVTEVKRPRTVKHEPLDAALLQPRVVAQSPQEVHRAHCLHRAFRALHAFQQLHGRPPRQWDPVDAEMVVGLAQALEPLKGTEGESSEEQLDEALVRTVALSSAGSLSPIATMLGAVAAQEVLKAVSKKFMPLDQWLYFDALDCLPEDEEPFLNPEDYAPRDCRYDGQIAVFGAGFQEKLSHQHYLLVGAGAIGCELLKGFALVGLGAGGSGGVTVADMDHVERSNLSRQFLFRPQDIGRPKAEVAAEAAHHLNPNLKVTPLTYPLDPTTEHIYGDNFFSNVDGVAAALDSFQARHYVAARCTHYLKPLLEAGTNGTRGSASVFMPGVTDVYRGPASDADSEDASYPVCTVRYFPSTAKHTLQWARDEFEGLFHLSAETIKRYQQEGHPQEALISLADMDGPQVLTLLQVVLGVLRERPQTWRDCVLWALGHWQLCFHYGIIQLLRLFPPDKVLEDGTPFWSSPRQCPQPLEFDASQDMHLLYVLAAANLYAQMHRLPGSRDQIELRGLLKLLPLPDLQDLAPIFASDLELTWASAKLGPEHLKKLHEALEIWSTGPPLEPLMFEKDNDNNFHVDFVTAAASLRAQNYGILPASRTKSKRIVGRIIPAVVTTTAAVAGLVGLELYKVVGGPRPLSAFRHNYLHLAENYFSRWVPFAPAIQKFQHLEWTCWKRLEVPAGEPERTLESLLAHLQELLEVRVTMLLRGPAVLYSAGWSLEKQARHLPLRVTEVMRQVTGQAPEPGQRVLVLELSCEGDEEDTTFPPVHYKL; encoded by the exons ATGAATGTCCTGGAGACTTCCAAGTTGCTGGATGAAGAGCTCTACTCTCGGCAACT GTATGTGCTGGGCTTGCCGGCCATGCAGAGGATTCAGGGAGCCAAGGTCCTGCTGTCAGGTCTTCAGGGCCTGGGGGCTGAGATAGCCAAAAACCTGGTCCTGATGGGTGTGGGTATCCTCACTCTTCATGATCCTCACCCTACCTGCTGGTCTGACCTGGCTACCCAG TTTTTCCTCTCAGAACAGGACTTGGGAAGGAGTAGGGCTGAGGCATCTCAAGAACTTCTGGCTAAGCTCAGTGGAGCTGTTCAGGTGTGCATCCACACAGGTGACATCACTGAGGACCTGCTGCTGGACTTCCAG GTGGTGGTGCTGACTGCATCGAAGCTGGAGGAGCAGTTGAAGGTGGGCACCTTCTGCCACAAGCACGGAGTCTGCTTTCTAGTGGCGGACACTCGAGGCCTCGTGGG GCAGTTATTCTGTGACTTTGGTGAGGACTTCACTGTCGAGGACCCTACAGAGGCAGAACCCCTGAGAGCTACCATCCAGCACATCTCCCAG GGATCCCCTGGCATTCTCACTCTGAGAGAAGAGGCTGATGCCCACCACTTCCACGATGGGGATTTGGTGACTTTCTCAGGCATTGAGGGCATGGTGGAGCTCAATGGCTGTGCTCCTCGGCCTCTCCACGTGCGGG AGGATGGGACCTTGGAGATTGGGAACACAGCAACTTTCTCTCGTTACTCCCGTGGTGGGGCTGTCACTGAGGTcaagagacccaggactgtgaAACAC GAGCCCCTGGATGCAGCCCTACTCCAGCCCCGTGTGGTGGCCCAGAGTCCCCAGGAAGTGCACCGTGCCCACTGCCTGCATCGGGCCTTCCGTGCACTGCACGCATTCCAGCAGCTCCATGGCCGCCCTCCTCGGCAGTGGGATCCT GTTGATGCAGAGATGGTGGTGGGACTGGCCCAGGCCCTAGAACCACTGAAGGGGACAGAGGGAGAGTCATCGGAAGAGCAGCTGGATGAGGCTCTAGTGCGGACAGTTGCCCTGAGCAGTGCTGGTAGCTTGAGCCCCATTGCAACCATGCTCGGTGCGGTGGCTGCCCAGGAAGTGCTGAAG GCGGTCTCCAAGAAGTTCATGCCCTTGGACCAGTGGCTGTACTTTGATGCCCTCGATTGCCTTCCAGAAGATGAGGAGCCCTTTCTCAACCCTGAAGACTATGCACCG AGAGACTGCCGCTATGACGGGCAAATTGCCGTGTTTGGGGCTGGTTTTCAGGAGAAACTGAGCCACCAGCACTACCTCCTG GTGGGTGCTGGTGCTATTGGCTGTGAGCTACTCAAAGGCTTTGCCCTAGTGGGCCTAGGGGCCGGGGGCAGTGGGGGCGTGACTGTTGCCGACATGGACCACGTGGAGCGCTCCAACCTCAGCCGGCAGTTCCTCTTCAGGCCCCAGGACATTGGT AGGCCAAAGGCAGAGGTGGCTGCTGAGGCTGCTCATCACCTGAACCCAAACTTGAAGGTGACCCCGCTCACCTACCCACTGGATCCCACTACAGAGCACATCTATGGGGACAACTTCTTCTCCAATGTGGACGGCGTGGCTGCCGCCCTGGACAGTTTCCAGGCTC GACACTATGTGGCTGCTCGCTGCACTCACTATCTGAAGCCACTACTGGAAGCGGGCACAAATGGCACCCGGGGCAGTGCTTCTGTGTTCATGCCGGGTGTGACTGATGTCTACAGAGGCCCTGCCTCGGATGCAGATTCTGAGGATGCCTCCTACCCTGTTTGCACTGTGCGGTACTTCCCCAGCACAGCCAAGCATACCTTGCAG TGGGCCCGGGATGAGTTTGAGGGACTTTTCCATCTGTCTGCTGAGACCATCAAACGCTACCAACAGGAAGGCCACCCACAAGA GGCACTCATTTCTCTGGCTGACATGGATGGGCCACAGGTACTGACCCTGCTGCAGGTGGTGCTGGGTGTCCTGAGAGAGCGTCCACAGACCTGGCGAGACTGCGTGCTGTGGGCCCTTGGCCACTGGCAACTGTGCTTCCATTATGGCATCATACAGCTGCTGAGGCTCTTCCCACCTGATAAA GTGCTTGAGGATGGAACACCCTTCTGGTCAAGTCCCAGACAGTGTCCCCAGCCCTTGGAGTTTGACGCCAGCCAA GACATGCACCTCCTCTATGTGTTGGCAGCTGCCAATCTGTACGCCCAGATGCATAGGCTGCCTGGCTCTCGGGACCAGATTGAGCTCAGAGGACTGCTGAAGTTGTTGCCACTTCCTGACCTCCAGGACTTGGCCCCCATCTTTGCTAGTGACCTGGAGCTGACTTGGGCTTCTGCTAAGCTGG GCCCTGAGCACTTGAAGAAACTTCACGAAGCCCTGGAAATCTGGAGTACAGGCCCTCCCCTGGAACCCTTGATGTTTGAGAAG GACAATGACAACAACTTCCATGTGGATTTTGTGACAGCAGCAGCTAGCCTGCGAGCTCAGAACTATGGGATCCTACCGGCCAGCCGCACTAAG AGCAAGCGAATTGTGGGCCGGATTATCCCAGCCGTTGTCACCACTACAGCGGCTGTGGCTGGCCTGGTGGGCCTGGAGCTATATAAGGTGGTGGGCGGGCCACGGCCCCTCAGTGCCTTTCGCCACAACTATCTGCACCTGGCTGAAAACTACTTTAGCCGCTGGGTACCTTTTGCCCCAGCCATCCAAAAG TTCCAACACCTGGAGTGGACCTGTTGGAAACGCCTGGAAGTGCCTGCTGGGGAGCCGGAGAGGACCCTGGAGTCGTTGCTGGCCCATCTCCAG GAACTGCTGGAGGTGAGGGTGACGATGCTGCTGCGTGGCCCGGCTGTGCTCTACTCTGCAGGATGGTCGCTTGAAAAGCAGGCCCGGCACCTGCCCCTCAG GGTGACGGAAGTAATGCGGCAGGTGACCGGCCAGGCACCTGAGCCTGGACAGCGGGTGCTGGTACTGGAGCTCAGCTGTGAGGGTGATGAGGAGGACACTACCTTCCCACCCGTGCACTATAAGCTGTGA